A part of Aegilops tauschii subsp. strangulata cultivar AL8/78 chromosome 2, Aet v6.0, whole genome shotgun sequence genomic DNA contains:
- the LOC109748792 gene encoding probable indole-3-pyruvate monooxygenase YUCCA10, with translation MESVPVLIVGAGPAGLATAACLGQFSIPYAIVERESCSASLWRNRAYDRLKLHLAKEFCELPHMSYPVDAPTYIPKTLFVKYLDDYVERFNIQPKYLTSVESSTYDNDEKCWSIVATDMSKCTTVKFTAKFLVVASGENSAENIPMIPGLENFPGDVIHSSSYKSGKSYSGKNVLVVGSGNSGMEIAYDLATHGANTSIVIRSPIHVMTKELIRLGMALAHHLPLNLVDKLLVMAAYLIFGDLSRHGITRPKMGPMTLKSETGRSAVIDVGTVGLIKKGIIKVQGGISKIKGNIVKFQCSKRISFDAIVFATGYKSTTNIWLKNGESMLNGNGLPIQKYPNHWKGENGLYCAGLARRGLAGIAADAKNIANDIKSVIDSMSS, from the exons ATGGAGAGTGTTCCAGTGTTGATTGTTGGTGCTGGGCCAGCAGGCCTTGCAACGGCAGCATGCCTTGGTCAATTCTCGATTCCTTATGCCATCGTCGAGCGCGAGAGCTGTAGCGCGTCACTCTGGCGCAACCGTGCATATGATCGCCTCAAGCTGCATCTCGCAAAGGAGTTCTGTGAGTTGCCACACATGTCATACCCTGTAGATGCACCAACATACATACCAAAAACCTTGTTTGTGAAGTACTTGGATGACTATGTTGAGCGTTTCAACATTCAACCAAAGTATCTCACCAGCGTGGAGTCATCCacatatgacaatgatgaaaaaTGTTGGTCCATTGTGGCAACGGACATGTCAAAGTGCACCACAGTCAAGTTCACGGCAAAGTTTCTTGTTGTGGCAAGTGGTGAGAATAGTGCAGAGAATATTCCAATGATCCCTGGACTAGAAAACTTTCCAGGTGATGTCATCCACTCCTCAAGCTACAAGTCAGGCAAGAGCTACTCTGGCAAGAATGTATTGGTCGTTGGATCTGGCAACTCCGGGATGGAAATTGCTTATGACCTTGCGACCCATGGTGCCAATACATCGATTGTTATACGAAGCCCG ATTCATGTAATGACAAAGGAATTAATTCGTTTGGGGATGGCACTTGCTCACCATCTTCCATTGAATCTAGTGGATAAACTCCTTGTGATGGCAGCGTATTTAATATTTGGAGACCTGTCACGACATGGCATCACAAGACCAAAAATGGGTCCAATGACCCTCAAATCAGAAACAGGCCGATCTGCAGTGATTGATGTTGGGACTGTTGGATTGATCAAAAAAGGCATCATCAAA GTTCAGGGGGGCATTAGTAAGATCAAGGGCAACATAGTTAAATTTCAATGCAGTAAAAGAATCTCATTTGATGCGATTGTGTTTGCAACTGGATACAAAAGCACGACAAATATATGGCTCAAG AATGGCGAGAGCATGTTAAATGGCAACGGACTGCCCATCCAAAAATATCCGAATCATTGGAAAGGTGAAAATGGGCTCTACTGTGCTGGGTTAGCGAGGAGAGGATTAGCCGGTATTGCAGCAGATGCCAAGAATATCGCTAATGACATCAAATCTGTGATAGACTCTATGTCAAGTTAA
- the LOC109748778 gene encoding general transcription and DNA repair factor IIH subunit TFB2, which produces MPQVMVVARNFMDMVAALPAAKLDMLYDSAFICEAVLRSFPPLAKKYVIQMLYVSAPMPAAAMQEWVLDEYASKHKVAIDRLLQLRVFVEVRDRRKEVSYKMNNKFQANMQKYLVSGGCLPREPLPFSVTGRLPTLVELENYALDQWECFLLQLINSSQVEKGTTFSSSMMKTFQRGLLSSRDGEAAKLSENGFQFLLMETNAQLWYIMREYISSAEERGVDPTDLISFLLELSFHTQGAAYSLSTLTEVQRVAIMDLMELGLVKLQQGRKDSWFIPTKLATNLSSSLSDSAASKEGIVVVETNFRLYAYSASKLHCEILRLFSRVEYQLPNLIVGAITKESLYGAFDNGITAEQIISFLQQNAHPRVIDKIPIVPENVTDQIRLWENDRNRVEMVLSHVYEDFPSKDMFEQCCDHARDNGYLLWEDAKKMRLIVNAEFHQEMREFLRRQR; this is translated from the exons ATGCCTCAGGTGATGGTGGTCGCGCGGAACTTTATGGACATGGTGGCCGCACTGCCTGCCGCCAAACTCGACATGCTCTACGATTCCGCCTTCATCTGTGAGGCTGTACTCAG GTCGTTCCCACCGCTGGCAAAGAAGTACGTGATTCAGATGTTGTACGTGTCGGCACCAATGCCTGCTGCGGCTATGCAGGAGTGGGTGCTGGATGAGTATGCCTCCAAGCACAAGGTTGCCATTGATAGGCTGCTCCAGCTCAGGGTCTTTGTGGAAGTACGTGACAG AAGGAAGGAGGTGAGCTACAAGATGAATAATAAGTTTCAAGCTAACATGCAAAAGTATTTGGTTAGTGG CGGGTGTTTGCCAAGGGAACCACTACCATTCAGTGTCACTGGCAGATTGCCTACACTCGTGGAACTAGAAAATTATGCTCTTGATCAATGGGAG TGCTTCTTGCTGCAATTGATCAACTCGTCTCAAGTTGAGAAAGGGACCACTTTCAGCTCGTCTATGATGAAGACGTTCCAGCGAGGTCTTCTGAGTTCAAG GGATGGTGAAGCTGCAAAGTTAAGTGAGAATGGCTTCCAGTTTCTG ctGATGGAGACAAATGCACAGCTTTGGTATATAATGAGAGAATACATTTCATCCGCAGAG GAACGTGGGGTGGACCCCACGGACTTGATATCATTTCTATTGGAGCTTAGTTTTCATACACAAGGAGCG GCTTACAGCCTAAGTACTCTGACAGAAGTCCAAAGAGTTGCAATTATGGATCTGATGGAGCTTGGGTTAGTCAAACTGCAGCAG GGCCGGAAAGATAGCTGGTTCATACCTACAAAATTGGCTACAAATCTCTCATCGAGCTTGTCAGATTCAGCTGCCAGCAAAGAG GGTATTGTGGTTGTGGAGACAAACTTTAGGTTGTATGCGTACTCTGCTTCCAAGCTGCACTGTGAAATTCTACGTCTTTTTTCAAG GGTAGAGTATCAACTCCCAAACCTTATTGTGGGAGCTATTACAAAAGAAAGTCTGTATGGtgcatttgataacgggatcactgCTGAACAG ATAATTTCATTCCTTCAGCAAAATGCCCACCCTCGTGTCATCGACAAAATACCTATAGTCCCAGAGAATGTTACAGATCAG ATTAGGCTGTGGGAGAATGACCGTAACAGGGTCGAGATGGTCCTGTCACACGTATACGAAGATTTTCCGAGCAAG GACATGTTTGAGCAATGCTGTGACCATGCAAGGGACAACGGGTACTTGCTGTGGGAGGACGCGAAGAAGATGCGATTGATAGTGAACGCGGAGTTCCACCAAGAAATGCGGGAGTTCCTGCGCAGGCAAAGATGA